Part of the Agrobacterium fabrum str. C58 genome is shown below.
TCTCCGGACCGCCTGGTGACGTGACCCTGGTTGAGCTGAGATGCCAAAATTCCCTCGGCAAGGGAAACAGAAGTATGATGAAAAAGGATCATTGTTATTCCGGGAGACAAATGACTGGAAGTTGCAAACTGCTATAGACCATCGAAATGCGAATGTTTACCCCTGATGGATTGATGCCGCTTAGGTCTGCCGGAAACTATGTAAGTGAAGGGAAGCGCAGCAGATGGCTGAAATTCCGATCCGATGTTTTGCCGTATCCGTCGTACTTCTTCGCAGCGTCGCCGCTGGACCCGAGGTACTGCTTTTACGCCGGAATCGCACGCTGATCGGCGAGTGGTGCCAGATTGCCGGTGGAATTGAAGAGGGGGAGAAAGCATGGGAAGCAGCGCTGCGCGAAGTTCGTGAAGAAACCGGCCTGACTTGTGGTCAGCTCTATTCGGCAGACATATGTGAGCAGTTCTATGAGGCGGATCGCGACGCAATCAGCATGCTGCCGGTCTTCGTTGGTTTCGTGGATGCTGGGGCAACTGTTGTCATCAATCACGAACATAGCGAATTTCGATGGGTGCCGTTCGAAACGGCCTTGGGGATGGTGCCTTTTGCGGGTCAACGCCATGTGCTGAAGCATGTGCAGGCCGAGTTCGTACAGCGACAGCCGGTTCGACACCTCCTTATCTATTCGACGCGTGGAGCAATGCGATGTTCATGACGTCGAGTCAGAGCCGTCTCGGCATCGCTCGACTGTCGAACCACAGGTAGTTCAGACGCACCCATCGGCGATGGCGTCGAAGGAACGGCAGGTCCGCAGCCGTGACGTGGTGTGAGCAGGGTGCCGAAAACGATTGTGCCAGCGGCGTGCTGGTAGTGAGTTCAACAATTGGTTTCTCGGCATGTCGTGCGCAATCCGGTTCTGGCTGGCCACACCCACGCAGACCTCGATGGATCTGGTGTGACCGAAGGACGCCTTCGTCTCGATCGCCTTGGCCGCAACGGCCATACGCGACTTTCTTCCCCTGCAAACAGGTTTGCATTCCTCGCGGGCCAAGAAAGCCGCTCCCGGCCGTCCTCCACTTCGTTCCGGCCGCCAGCGGTGCGGCGTCGATCGCCGTCGGCCTTAACACCGTCATCGAGAACGCGATGGGCGCGGCCCGAGCTAACCGGAAAAGGAGCACGACAATGGCAGTCATCGG
Proteins encoded:
- a CDS encoding NUDIX hydrolase, yielding MAEIPIRCFAVSVVLLRSVAAGPEVLLLRRNRTLIGEWCQIAGGIEEGEKAWEAALREVREETGLTCGQLYSADICEQFYEADRDAISMLPVFVGFVDAGATVVINHEHSEFRWVPFETALGMVPFAGQRHVLKHVQAEFVQRQPVRHLLIYSTRGAMRCS